In Halorubellus sp. JP-L1, one DNA window encodes the following:
- the arsM gene encoding arsenite methyltransferase, with translation MTDDDATTTSVADRDPEAVREMVRERYESIATDSGDCRGDVGVEPTGDGGCCSGGDADDSRTEAAGGDATGSERVGYDAADVASVADGADLGLGCGNPKAFAAMSAGETVLDLGSGAGFDCFLAADEVGPDGRVVGVDMTPEMVSKARENVAKNDAENVEFRLGEISHLPIADAVVDVVISNCVVNLAPEKQRVFDDAYRVLRPGGRVAISDVVQTAPFPDDVRMDPDSVTGCVAGAATVGELEVMLERAGFEAVEIAPKAESTEFIDEWDADRDLGEYLVSATIEARKPV, from the coding sequence ATGACTGACGACGACGCGACGACGACGTCGGTCGCCGACCGCGACCCGGAGGCGGTACGCGAAATGGTGCGCGAGCGATACGAATCCATCGCTACCGACTCGGGAGACTGCCGTGGCGACGTCGGCGTCGAGCCTACCGGCGACGGCGGGTGCTGTAGCGGTGGCGACGCGGACGACTCGAGGACCGAGGCGGCGGGAGGCGACGCGACCGGGAGCGAACGCGTCGGGTACGACGCCGCGGACGTCGCGTCGGTCGCCGACGGCGCGGACCTCGGCCTCGGCTGCGGGAACCCGAAGGCGTTCGCCGCGATGTCCGCGGGCGAGACCGTGCTCGACCTCGGCTCGGGCGCTGGCTTCGACTGCTTCCTCGCGGCCGACGAGGTCGGCCCCGACGGACGGGTCGTCGGCGTCGACATGACGCCCGAGATGGTCTCGAAAGCCCGGGAGAACGTCGCGAAGAACGACGCCGAGAACGTCGAGTTCCGCCTCGGCGAGATCTCGCACCTCCCCATCGCGGACGCGGTCGTGGACGTCGTCATCTCGAACTGCGTCGTCAACCTCGCGCCCGAGAAGCAGCGCGTGTTCGACGACGCGTACCGCGTCCTCCGGCCCGGCGGTCGCGTCGCCATCTCGGACGTCGTCCAGACTGCGCCGTTCCCGGATGACGTCCGGATGGACCCGGACTCAGTGACCGGGTGCGTCGCCGGTGCGGCCACCGTCGGCGAACTCGAGGTGATGCTGGAGCGCGCCGGGTTCGAGGCCGTCGAGATCGCGCCGAAGGCCGAGAGCACCGAGTTCATCGACGAGTGGGACGCCGACCGCGACCTCGGCGAGTACCTGGTTTCCGCCACCATCGAGGCGCGCAAACCGGTCTGA